AGAATGAAAAACTGAGCCCCAGTTTTTTCATTTCTCTCCTTTTCATTTTTTATTTCCCGTTTATGTCCTTTTTTCTTTTTCTCCTTGTCGTTTCTTTTATTTCCCTCTTTGTGCCTCTTTTTTCCTTTCTCTTTTTTTTTCAGCTTTCTATCCAGTTCATAAAATTCAGATAAGGGTATATGAGTGTATACCAATTTCTATTTCGAAACTCCCATTATTTATAGATTGAAACAAATAATTATAATGTACAGTAAGATGATAACATAGGATGATAACAGGGTAAAGTCATCTCTGCCAGAAGTGTGTGCGGTCTGAAGCATCTTCTTCCAGAACTGCATTTTAAAACTTATCAGCGACCTCCTTAAAAACAGGTTTTTTCTCTATATTTTTTTCATTATAGGAGATAAAAAGTGGAGGTAATTTTCACGAAGAAAACGAATTTGTGAAATGGCTTTGAAATCCTTGAAAGGGGGAATAATACTATGAAAATCCTCGTGCTTTATTCAGGCGAACTGGGAAAAAAAGTTATCCAGAATCTGGTGAACTCATCAAGTTTCTGTGTGTCCTGTGGTGAGCTCTGCAACCACTGTCGTCAGGCAAGGAAATCTTATGCGAACCTGATCGTAGGAATCCATGAGTTTGCAGATGACCTTCCGGCATTTATTGAAGAGCCTGCCCAGTATATGCCTCCGAATCTTCCTGAATGTGATCTGATCCTTGCAATAGGCATACACCCCGACCTGTTTGCAGCCATTCCCGAAGTTGTGCAGAAAACGGGGGCAAAAGCCGTAATTGCACCGTCCGAGGACTCAAAGAAGACTCCTGCCGGCGTCCTTGAGCAGCTCAGAAAAGAACTCGAAGCCATGGGTATCGAATTTGAGGCTCCAAAACCTTTCTGTGCTCTTGATAAGACCGGAAAGCCGGTAATAGACTCTTTCGTGGACCTCGGTTTCGGAAGGCCTGTACTGAGGATAGAGATGAGCCCTGACGGAAAAATGTTCATAGGAGCGGGTGTACTCAGGGACGCACCCTGCGGCTCAACCTGGTTTGTCGCAAAAAAACTCGGCTGGACCGATGTTTCGGGATATAAAGAAACCATCTCAGGCGCCCACCATTCTTACCCCTGCACAGCAAGCATGGACAAAGATCCCCAGATCGGAGATACCATCCTGCACAAAGCCGGATATATCATCAGGGAGGCTGTGGAAGAAGGCATGGAATGCGCAAAAAAGGAGAAAGAAAAGTTTTCGACAGCCTGCAGTGATGAGGCCCAGGCTCTGGCTTTTGAAAATTAAACCGGAAACGATGAAGGCACTCCTTCCCGTGCCTTCCCTTCTTTTACCGGGCAAAAAGCTTCCGGCGAATTAAATAAACATTCACCTGAGTTCTGTATAAAACGTTCACGTGCGTCAGGTATAAACGTTCACGTTCGAGATGCCTTTTTCATTTTTTTCCTGGGAATTAATTTCTTCGCAGGGCTGTACCACCACAAACCCTTCTCCTCTGAAGACCATCTGGGCGGATTCCCCTGTGCTTCTTCCTACAATAGTTTTCAGGGAGATATCGCTTTTTATTTCCGGCTCCATGTTCCCTGTCCAGGCAACTGTGGCGCCAGGGTCGGTGAATAGAGGGCGCTCTCCGGTCACTCTGAAGACCAGGGGCTCATTGTGAGTGGTAATGGCGAATACGCCGGTTCCCTCAAGTTTTACATTGTAAATCTCTTTTTCCGTTATCCCTGAAAGCTTTCTAATCATCCTGATGTCCCAGCTAATGGAGTCTTCAATGGTGAGGATATCATTGAAGTTTACGCAGATCGAGTTATTTTCAAGTTTCAGAATTGAGACTTTCTTTCCTCTATCTGCAAGGAAAAGCTTTCCCACCCCTTCGGCTTTTATAAAACTGACACCTTCTCCTGCAAGGGATATTTTTACCTTTCTGCTAATCCCGTGTTCGAGAGCTTCTTCCCGTGTAAACTTTATGTTTCCGGTATATGCCACCATGGATCCTATCCTGGTCCATACCGCACCTCTAAGATTCGCTCGCAGCAGATGGTCCCGTTCAAGTTCAAAATTTTCCTGCCCAGGGGCTCTTTCTCCCATACTTTTGATAAAATCTTCCAATAAGTAGCAGCCCATCTTTTTACCTCTGGGTATATTTTTATTTTTTTATTATTGTCTAAATGTTTAATAGTTTCCAATAAATATAAATAAGTATTCCTGTGTTTTTTAATCTCAGGCAACCTTAGCAATTTAAGCAAGCTTCCTGTTATTTATATAATGCAAAACAATTGTATAATGTAAGATCTGGTTTTCCAGTTTTAGTTTCAGGAGGCAAACCATGAAACCAAAGATCGACTCCACAAGTTTTGGTTCAATTACTGTAGAAGGAGAGGCTTTTGATTATGATATTATTATCCGGCTTGACGGCAGGGTAGAAAAAAGGGAAAAAATGCTTTCGAAAGAAAAGTATGGGACTTCCCATAAGGTCTCTCTTGAAGAAGCCGAACATATTTACGAAGAAGGCACGGAGAAAATCATCATAGGAACCGGGCAGACGGGTTTTGTGGAACTTTCTGAGGAAGCTGAAGATTTTTTCAGAGGAAAAAGATGCGGGATAGAGCTTTTTCCAACTCCCTGGGCGATTGAACGCTGGAATGAAATCGAAGGCAGGGTTTCTGCAATATTTCATATAACCTGCTGAAACAGCTCTGCTTTCAGTTTCTCACATTTGTATTTTCAATTTTTTTCGATTTTTCCAATTCCTTCTAATTTTTTTAATTCCTTCTAATTTTTCAATTCTTTCTAATTTTTCAATTCTTTCTAATTTTTCAATTCTTTCTAATTTTTTTTAATTCTTTCTAATTTTTTTTAATTCTTTCTAATTTTTCGATTCTTCCTAATTTTTTCTAATTTTATTCGTATGCTCTTATGCCGGAGTTTGCTGTTTGAATTTCCATAATCTCTTTTCTTGTTTCCTTTGATTCTTTTATATAAATGTCCATCTGTGGGAAGGGTATTTCAATTCCTTCTCTTCTGTAAGCCTCAAAAATTCCGGCAGTAAGATAATTCTTTACCGCCATAAGGTCCCCGGTCTTTGCCCATGCCCTGAGCTGCAGATTTACGGAAGAATTCGCAAGCTCTGTAGTAACCACTGAGGGTTCCGGGTCCTGAAGTACAGGGGGGTAACCTTTCATAAGGTCCATGGCTATTTTGACAGCTTTTTCAAGGTCTGAATTATAGCTGATTCCCACATCCACTGAAGCTCTTCTTGTTGGCATACGGGTCATGTTGACAA
This window of the Methanosarcina mazei S-6 genome carries:
- a CDS encoding DUF166 domain-containing protein, yielding MKILVLYSGELGKKVIQNLVNSSSFCVSCGELCNHCRQARKSYANLIVGIHEFADDLPAFIEEPAQYMPPNLPECDLILAIGIHPDLFAAIPEVVQKTGAKAVIAPSEDSKKTPAGVLEQLRKELEAMGIEFEAPKPFCALDKTGKPVIDSFVDLGFGRPVLRIEMSPDGKMFIGAGVLRDAPCGSTWFVAKKLGWTDVSGYKETISGAHHSYPCTASMDKDPQIGDTILHKAGYIIREAVEEGMECAKKEKEKFSTACSDEAQALAFEN
- a CDS encoding AIM24 family protein, which gives rise to MGCYLLEDFIKSMGERAPGQENFELERDHLLRANLRGAVWTRIGSMVAYTGNIKFTREEALEHGISRKVKISLAGEGVSFIKAEGVGKLFLADRGKKVSILKLENNSICVNFNDILTIEDSISWDIRMIRKLSGITEKEIYNVKLEGTGVFAITTHNEPLVFRVTGERPLFTDPGATVAWTGNMEPEIKSDISLKTIVGRSTGESAQMVFRGEGFVVVQPCEEINSQEKNEKGISNVNVYT
- a CDS encoding Mth938-like domain-containing protein — protein: MKPKIDSTSFGSITVEGEAFDYDIIIRLDGRVEKREKMLSKEKYGTSHKVSLEEAEHIYEEGTEKIIIGTGQTGFVELSEEAEDFFRGKRCGIELFPTPWAIERWNEIEGRVSAIFHITC